Part of the Salvelinus namaycush isolate Seneca chromosome 25, SaNama_1.0, whole genome shotgun sequence genome is shown below.
agctgttctcccttcagcagcctcctgtgatataTACCATTATATATTGCACCCTTTCTCTAATCCCCatcactattattattatttattagaatAATTATAATCATTTTTACTGTTATTGTTGTCATTATCTCACGTCACTTTAGCAACGGTGGCTTTGTCATTCTTGCTAATAAAGCTTATCTCAATCTAAATCTGAATCTGATATGGGCTACTCCCGAACAATACTGTACATAAATGAACATCCTGTAGTATGTCATTGTGCGGAACTCTGATTTGATCAATTTTCCAGAAACGATAAATGTGTACCTACAAATATTAATGTGAATAATTTCTATAGCATACCAAGGTTCTTCATCAAGTGTATTATTTTCTAAGATGAAGAACTAGTTCAACAATATGTAAATGGTATTTAATTGTAGGAAATTATAGGCCTTGACTTCTAGTTCATCTGAGTACATCAATAcacaatataattttttttaccaCGGGGCGGCGTTTGGAATATAGCTGCCGCCAGCCAGCGCATCTTTTCTGATGAGAGGCTTTTTGACTGGGTTTTATTTTCCCTGAGATGGAATTTAGTgctatgttttttaaattgtaccCATTAAATCTAGATTGCCTTTAAATATGCATATATTTCCAGACATTTTAGTAATTACTGTAAAGTTAAAGCTTTCTGCTCTTTGTAATTGTGTAGGAAGGGCATTAGATACAATGGGTTCCGTACTTGATACATTGTAGCGGTCTCACAAAATGTCACGCAGTGCTTTTTAACTATAGTAGAGGGCGTTGCGCCTCGAACCCCGTCCAATGTTCGAGCTTCGTGTGCTTCAACCGCCTTGGAATACACACATATTTTTTCTCTGACCAATCATAGACGCCGAGCTACAGCTCTCACGTTATAAATTAAACCGAAACATGAGTTAGAGTCTAAAGAATGAGAGAACAACTATCGGAAAATTTTTCAACATTACATTGGACCTGCCAGTCCTTTCGTTTTTATTTCTATTTTCTACAGGTAATTTACTCCCTCTTTCCTTATGATAAACTGTCTGTCTACCCTTATTTGACCTATTATATTGTAGCCTAGTTATTTCCGCGTTCCAGATAAGTAGAAGGcacctttttgttttgtttccaaTTGGGACACTTTGTCCTTTCATTGGAAATGGTTGTCTTTAGTCAGATTTAGTGAGGTTTGTGGTGTCTTTGCTGATTTATTGACTTCCTCTCTATAATGTAGTGTTAGGTTAATTGTGCTGTAAATTGATGTAGGAAGTGTCTGATGCAATAGCGTCGCCATGACTCCAGTGGGTGTGGGGTGTGGGGGGTATTCTGGGAATGACGCAACAGGTTGGTGTCGTTGATGGTCGTAAAGGAGGATGATAAAATGTTATTGGGAAATGGGTTTATTAACTAGTGTAACATGGATTATGTTGATCTATCGCCTACCAATCCAGGAATGGTCATCTGATTAAGACGCTGTGATCAATATGGCAGAAATTTGTATTTTTGTCAGATTTGCTCTACTTGGACCACCTGTTTTGACTCTTGCCATGGATTTCAATGAAAGAAAATGCTTAAGATGTGTCTTCGCATGCATTCTTTGATTAGTTCTGGAACAATGAGCAATCCTGTCTGAGTTAGCTGTTATGCAACACGTCTTCCAATTGTGGTCAACGAGGTGGCGGCTTTGACGTGTAAACTCATCATATTGGTTTACTTTTTTGTATCTCCCAGGTGTTTTATAACAAATAATATGGCTACGTCCTCCAGCGCAGAACTGAGTAAGCCTGTCAAACAGCAGTACATGGACCTCCCTCAGGGAGACAAAGTCCAAATCATGTATGTCTGGATCGATGGAACCGGAGAGGGACTCCGCTGTAAAACCAGAACGCTGGATTCGGAGCCCAAGTCCATCGAAGGTAAGCAATGGTTGTTGGTTGACATTTGACGTAAAGTTCCAGGGGATTTATGAATTTTGTAGCCTAGCCTACCTAGTTGTTGAGTGACTTGAGTAAACTAACTCCTTCTTTGCCTTAATTCTGTAGAACTGCCGGAATGGAACTTTGATGGCTCTAGCACCTACCAGTCTGAGGGCTCAAACAGTGATATGTATTTGATTCCTTCTGCAATGTTCAGAGATCCTTTCCGCAAAGACCCCAACAAACTGGTCCTGTGTGAAGTGCTGAAGTACAACCGCAAACCTGCAGGTAACTTCTAAATCTTGGTGTGCATCTGTCTAGCTAAGctttttaaatccatttttacTTCAGTGTCTAATATAGGTAAATTCTTTGCACAGAAACCAACCTTCGTTTGACGTGTAATAAAGTCATGGACATGGTTGAGAACCAGGTCCCTTGGTTTGGCATGGAGCAAGAGTACACCATTTTGGGCACTGATGGACACCCATTCGGCTGGCCCAACAACGGCTTCCCTGGCCCACAAGGTAAAGACTGTTCTTAATGGTCTTTGACTGACCATGTAAACTTCTTCCTCGGATGCATTACTTTGAATGTGGCGGTTACTATTCTTGAACTAACCCTGTCCTTATGTGTACAGGTCCCTATTACTGTGGAGTGGGATCTGACAAGGCCTACGGTAGAGATATTGTGGAAGCCCACTACAGAGCCTGCCTGTATGCTGGGGTCATGATCTGTGGAACCAATGCTGAAGTCATGCCTGCACAGGTAAGCACAattttatgtatttttatttttttgcttgtCTAATGGCTGATCCTATGCAATGAGACTTATGTACGTGAACACTGTTTTTGTCTTTCTAGTGGGAGTTCCAGGTTGGCCCTTGTGAAGGCATCAGCATGGGTGATCACCTTTGGGCAGCTAGGTTCATTCTCCACCGGGTGTGTGAGGACTTTGGTGTGGTGGCCTCATTTGACCCCAAGCCCATCCCTGGAAACTGGAACGGAGCTGGATGCCACACCAATTTCAGCACAAAAGAGATGAGGGAAGAGGGTGGGTTGAAGTGAGTACTGGATCATATGAAGATGCATTCATACTAGGTTTAATCAGTAGTCGTATTTATTCAATTGCACCCATCTGTATGCTTTTGGATGTGGAGTAAACCCAGACTTATTAGAATGCTCTTAAGGCAAAGCAGATGGTGTTGACCACCTGTGAGCTTTTCTGTGATGAACTAATCTCGCCTTCTCTCTGCTCCAGGGCCATTGAGGAGTCCATTGAAAGGCTGGGGAAGAGGCATAGCTACCACATCCGTGCCTATGACCCTAAAGGGGGACTTGACAATGCCCGTCGCCTCACCGGCCACCATGAAACCTCCAACATCCACGAGTTCTCTGCTGGTGTGGCCAACCGCGGTGCCAGCATCCGCATCCCTCGCACCGTGGGCCAGGAGAAGAAGGGCTACTTTGAGGACCGCCGCCCGTCTGCCAACTGTGACCCGTACGCCGTGACTGAGGCTATAATCCGCACCTGTTTGCTCAGCGAGGAAGGAGACGAACCTGTGGACTACTAGATCTAACTAGATCCACACCTCTGGACTGAATCCCCTTCGCCACCACCCTTCTCCATTCTCATTTTCTAAATGGCTGAAAAGTCCAACTAGTACTGTAGTTGTCGTCATTTCACTGAAATTATTCTAACCTTCTAAATGGCTTAAAGGTCTCTGGTCAACTTAACATGGAATTAAAtctgtttaacattttttttttaattcatgaAAGATGGTGGCTGATAGGGCATTGTCTTCCCCTTTCATTTGAGTCTTTTCTAGTGGGGAGTATTTAACTGTTTTTAAATCCCCATTTGATCTCTCGTTTCCTGCAGTCTATTGAACTGAAATAAACTAAAGCACATGTGGACACTGACGACTATGGCTGGGCGGCATGTGTAATTTTCTTAATAAAACCTATGGCTAGTTTGTGTACTTTATGCCCGTTGACCTGGATTTTTT
Proteins encoded:
- the LOC120019984 gene encoding glutamine synthetase-like — translated: MATSSSAELSKPVKQQYMDLPQGDKVQIMYVWIDGTGEGLRCKTRTLDSEPKSIEELPEWNFDGSSTYQSEGSNSDMYLIPSAMFRDPFRKDPNKLVLCEVLKYNRKPAETNLRLTCNKVMDMVENQVPWFGMEQEYTILGTDGHPFGWPNNGFPGPQGPYYCGVGSDKAYGRDIVEAHYRACLYAGVMICGTNAEVMPAQWEFQVGPCEGISMGDHLWAARFILHRVCEDFGVVASFDPKPIPGNWNGAGCHTNFSTKEMREEGGLKAIEESIERLGKRHSYHIRAYDPKGGLDNARRLTGHHETSNIHEFSAGVANRGASIRIPRTVGQEKKGYFEDRRPSANCDPYAVTEAIIRTCLLSEEGDEPVDY